The following are encoded together in the Pararhizobium qamdonense genome:
- a CDS encoding response regulator, producing the protein MMGEITIAVIDDHPLFREGVMRILSDIQGFKILGEGSTREDALEICATLKPDILLMDISMPGGGLNAILPILEINSDQKIMMLTVSETSDDVMSALDKGAKAYVLKGVGSRVLADIIKSVAAGETYVSPTLSARLLSDMSLAAALAKQPNPINELTSREHEVLNLVAEGLSNKRIALRLGVHEKTIKQHMTHIFAKLGTSNRTEAAMVLRNRTLV; encoded by the coding sequence ATGATGGGAGAAATTACAATCGCAGTCATCGACGATCACCCGCTTTTCCGTGAAGGCGTCATGCGGATTCTTTCGGACATCCAAGGTTTCAAAATACTTGGTGAAGGCTCAACAAGGGAGGACGCGCTTGAGATCTGCGCCACCCTGAAGCCCGATATCCTGCTCATGGATATCTCAATGCCAGGCGGTGGGCTGAATGCGATCCTGCCTATCCTGGAAATCAACTCCGATCAAAAGATAATGATGCTGACAGTCTCGGAAACAAGCGACGACGTCATGAGCGCCCTAGACAAGGGGGCGAAGGCCTATGTTTTGAAGGGCGTCGGATCACGGGTGCTGGCGGACATAATTAAATCGGTCGCCGCGGGAGAGACATATGTTTCCCCGACTCTGTCAGCTCGGCTCCTCTCCGACATGTCATTGGCGGCCGCCTTGGCAAAGCAGCCCAATCCAATCAATGAGCTGACGAGCCGAGAACACGAGGTCCTGAACCTAGTTGCGGAAGGGCTTAGCAACAAGCGGATAGCGCTCCGGCTTGGGGTCCATGAGAAGACCATCAAACAGCATATGACCCATATTTTCGCAAAGCTCGGGACAAGCAATAGAACGGAAGCCGCGATGGTTCTGCGCAATCGCACTCTCGTTTAA
- a CDS encoding DUF1236 domain-containing protein: protein MKSKLILLSTLVTVALTGTVLAEDANGTVTGAAGGAITGAIVGGPVGAAVGGVAGAIAGTAIDPPPARVVTYVQEQPVQNSVVVKQPIVVGKPVPQEVVLMPITEDPRYSYTIVNEQRVIVDPQTRTVVQVIQ, encoded by the coding sequence ATGAAATCGAAACTCATTCTCTTATCAACCCTCGTCACAGTCGCGCTTACTGGCACGGTCCTCGCCGAGGACGCAAACGGAACAGTCACAGGCGCCGCCGGTGGTGCCATCACCGGTGCGATTGTCGGTGGCCCCGTGGGCGCTGCTGTCGGCGGTGTGGCCGGTGCAATCGCCGGCACGGCTATTGATCCGCCACCAGCCCGCGTAGTCACCTATGTTCAGGAGCAGCCTGTACAAAATTCGGTCGTGGTCAAACAACCGATCGTCGTTGGTAAGCCGGTCCCCCAAGAGGTCGTTCTAATGCCAATCACTGAAGATCCGCGCTACTCCTACACTATTGTCAATGAGCAACGTGTCATCGTCGATCCGCAGACACGCACCGTCGTCCAGGTGATTCAGTAA
- a CDS encoding sensor histidine kinase, whose translation MRLFAERYRWNTPSLAQQFLLIGGLVSLGATIIVGAFVTSLIEAAVTRNTGAATALYVDSVIAPLLPDMQTNDDLNESVQRALDETLGQGTLGKRLLSFRLWRPDGTILYSNEKALIGRKLPISDGLQMALSGTMVAKYDHSDDVGSETVRDSGFPVLEIYNPVLQPWSGEVVGVLEFYEIATDLQHSLNHARLQSWLAVVAFTMSFFAILSVLVFKGSRTIDSQDKALKQRIRELSELLLQNGELSAKLQRASQRTTALNERYLRRLGAELHDGPAQLVALAALKVDSEAISNPRTSRKVRDGEIASIKSSLDDAMQEIRTICSGLVLPRIEGADLREVVERALKAHTERTGALVELSLSPASPQLPISTKICVFRFLQEALNNGYRHGGGAEQYVIQTYDGRIVSVTVGDSGPGFDPTKIKHSSLGLSGLRERVESLGGIFELKTSERGTELCMSLNLDEMEPS comes from the coding sequence ATGCGGTTGTTCGCGGAGCGTTACCGCTGGAATACCCCCAGTCTGGCCCAACAGTTTCTCCTCATCGGAGGTTTGGTGTCGCTTGGGGCGACGATCATAGTTGGAGCGTTCGTTACCAGTCTGATTGAAGCTGCAGTCACCAGGAATACCGGGGCTGCGACCGCTCTATACGTCGACAGTGTCATTGCGCCCCTCCTACCCGACATGCAAACCAACGACGATCTCAACGAATCGGTGCAACGAGCACTCGACGAGACTTTGGGCCAAGGAACACTGGGGAAACGGCTGTTGTCGTTTCGTCTTTGGCGCCCCGACGGCACCATTCTCTATTCAAACGAAAAAGCTCTGATCGGAAGAAAACTACCGATCAGCGATGGGCTACAAATGGCACTATCTGGGACGATGGTTGCTAAGTACGACCATTCCGACGATGTCGGCAGTGAAACTGTTCGTGATAGCGGCTTTCCGGTGCTTGAAATTTACAATCCGGTCCTACAGCCGTGGTCCGGTGAAGTCGTCGGCGTCCTCGAGTTTTATGAAATCGCCACCGACCTTCAGCACAGTCTGAACCACGCCCGCCTACAGAGCTGGCTCGCGGTTGTGGCATTCACGATGTCCTTTTTCGCAATTCTATCGGTTCTCGTCTTTAAAGGCAGTAGGACGATAGACAGTCAAGACAAAGCGTTAAAGCAGCGAATTCGAGAACTGTCTGAACTTCTATTGCAGAACGGCGAGCTTAGCGCGAAGCTCCAGCGAGCAAGCCAGCGCACAACAGCGCTCAATGAACGGTACCTCAGACGCCTTGGAGCCGAACTCCACGATGGCCCGGCGCAGCTAGTCGCCTTGGCCGCACTGAAGGTCGACAGCGAGGCTATCAGCAATCCTCGAACTTCGCGTAAGGTACGAGATGGCGAGATCGCGTCAATCAAATCCAGTCTGGATGACGCGATGCAGGAGATCCGCACAATCTGCAGCGGTCTCGTCCTGCCGCGGATCGAAGGCGCCGATTTGCGGGAAGTAGTTGAACGCGCCCTCAAAGCCCATACTGAGCGAACAGGCGCACTGGTCGAGCTTTCCCTATCACCCGCGTCTCCTCAACTCCCGATCTCAACGAAAATCTGCGTGTTTCGGTTTTTGCAGGAGGCGCTCAACAATGGGTATCGTCACGGCGGTGGCGCTGAGCAATATGTCATCCAGACCTACGACGGTCGAATTGTCTCGGTTACAGTCGGCGATAGCGGTCCGGGTTTTGACCCAACTAAAATCAAGCATTCAAGCCTGGGCTTGTCGGGTCTGCGAGAACGGGTTGAAAGCCTTGGGGGAATATTTGAATTGAAGACGTCTGAACGGGGAACCGAGCTGTGCATGTCCTTAAACCTAGATGAAATGGAGCCCTCATGA